Proteins from one Carassius auratus strain Wakin unplaced genomic scaffold, ASM336829v1 scaf_tig00215773, whole genome shotgun sequence genomic window:
- the LOC113095719 gene encoding uncharacterized protein LOC113095719 isoform X2 yields the protein MLTLMAMRWNQQKIYTLAITLTRRYQKTTKALQNQLLNLESLKVELAVTESQLEDWLNEVKEWADTATTTTNDADALASRIEVLVASIKRRSQRLYKDTDGNKGRARIRRKIREEKGTLTSIVEKYNRMVPNTETLCLETILSGETAWPWQLPHSDSVNFRTKRKAFDIMMSLRRLQEEQKILVAEMNNHWRYLSTRADALRELSCCFAKETIKNSQCGLTEEGLKGLQCIIHRKQRKIRDMRVQARDCYLQVLTGAENTNFFNQLSADDYNSDFDISDDEL from the exons ATGCTGACTCTCATGGCCATGCGCTGGAATCAGCAAAAGATCTACACTTTGGCCATCACACTGACCCGCCGATATCAGAAG ACCACAAAAGCTCTGCAAAACCAGTTGCTAAACCTAGAGTCTTTAAAAGTTGAACTGGCAGTGACAGAGAGCCAGTTGGAAGACTGGCTCAACGAAGTAAAGGAGTGGGCAGATA cagcaacaacaaccaCAAATGATGCTGATGCCTTGGCCAGCAGAATTGAGGTACTTGTGGCGAGTATCAAGAGACGTTCTCAGCGTCTCTATAAAGATACAGATGGCAACAAAGGTCGTGCCAGGATCCGCcgcaaaatcagggaggagaagGGGACCCTGACATCAATTGTTGAGAAATACAACAGAATGGTtccaaacacagaaactctgtgcTTGGAAACCATTTTGTCTGGTGAGACAGCTTGGCCATGGCAGCTACCACACAGTG ACTCTGTTAATTTTAGGACAAAGAGAAAGGCATTCGACATCATGATGTCATTAAGGAGACTTCAGGAGGAGCAGAAGATTCTTGTTGCAGAGATGAACAACCATTGGAGATATCTTTCAACTCGTGCTGATGCCCTCAGAGAACTGTCCTGCTGCTTTGCCAAGGAGACAATAAAAA ATTCGCAATGTGGCCTAACTGAAGAGGGTTTGAAAGGTCTGCAGTGCATCATCCACAGAAAGCAGCGTAAAATCAGAGATATGAGGGTGCAAGCAAGAGACTGTTACCTGCAAGTTTTGACTGGAGCAGAGAACACCAACTTCTTTAACCAACTGTCAGCTGATGACTACAACAGTGACTTCGACATTTCTGATGACGAACTGTAA
- the LOC113095719 gene encoding uncharacterized protein LOC113095719 isoform X1 translates to MLTLMAMRWNQQKIYTLAITLTRRYQKTTKALQNQLLNLESLKVELAVTESQLEDWLNEVKEWADTAATTTTNDADALASRIEVLVASIKRRSQRLYKDTDGNKGRARIRRKIREEKGTLTSIVEKYNRMVPNTETLCLETILSGETAWPWQLPHSDSVNFRTKRKAFDIMMSLRRLQEEQKILVAEMNNHWRYLSTRADALRELSCCFAKETIKNSQCGLTEEGLKGLQCIIHRKQRKIRDMRVQARDCYLQVLTGAENTNFFNQLSADDYNSDFDISDDEL, encoded by the exons ATGCTGACTCTCATGGCCATGCGCTGGAATCAGCAAAAGATCTACACTTTGGCCATCACACTGACCCGCCGATATCAGAAG ACCACAAAAGCTCTGCAAAACCAGTTGCTAAACCTAGAGTCTTTAAAAGTTGAACTGGCAGTGACAGAGAGCCAGTTGGAAGACTGGCTCAACGAAGTAAAGGAGTGGGCAGATA cagcagcaacaacaaccaCAAATGATGCTGATGCCTTGGCCAGCAGAATTGAGGTACTTGTGGCGAGTATCAAGAGACGTTCTCAGCGTCTCTATAAAGATACAGATGGCAACAAAGGTCGTGCCAGGATCCGCcgcaaaatcagggaggagaagGGGACCCTGACATCAATTGTTGAGAAATACAACAGAATGGTtccaaacacagaaactctgtgcTTGGAAACCATTTTGTCTGGTGAGACAGCTTGGCCATGGCAGCTACCACACAGTG ACTCTGTTAATTTTAGGACAAAGAGAAAGGCATTCGACATCATGATGTCATTAAGGAGACTTCAGGAGGAGCAGAAGATTCTTGTTGCAGAGATGAACAACCATTGGAGATATCTTTCAACTCGTGCTGATGCCCTCAGAGAACTGTCCTGCTGCTTTGCCAAGGAGACAATAAAAA ATTCGCAATGTGGCCTAACTGAAGAGGGTTTGAAAGGTCTGCAGTGCATCATCCACAGAAAGCAGCGTAAAATCAGAGATATGAGGGTGCAAGCAAGAGACTGTTACCTGCAAGTTTTGACTGGAGCAGAGAACACCAACTTCTTTAACCAACTGTCAGCTGATGACTACAACAGTGACTTCGACATTTCTGATGACGAACTGTAA